A stretch of Phycisphaerae bacterium DNA encodes these proteins:
- a CDS encoding transposase gives MIILRRVLTYSDKSLKWEEGLDAVGDTRRRAKIPTRVVARAVAVMFLSRQGSLHALEQSRPGRFWNRWLGQEMPSADSIGRICSLMDVEDVRTAFRKVYARLKRMKALEPPGHGLMMAVIDGHELTASRKRCCPGCCQRTLHTQTGDVIEYYHRYSVLRLVGRDLSFMVDVEPVRPGEDELAASRRLVERVVQAYPRAFDVIAGDALYANTDWFKFVLAQGKHALAVLKDNRPNLIADARTLFGVLPAGLDWTDGPRRYRCWDSDRFTAWPELAAQVRVVRSLETQTVRRQRDKQVEESTSDWLWVTTLPAPRASTRTVVDLGHHRWDVENQGFNELSNRWHADHVYKHHPTALLVFFLFALLCLNVFMAFYHRNLKPAARRAASTLHVAALIAAELYASIRDGPARTPT, from the coding sequence TTGATCATTCTTCGACGTGTACTGACCTACAGCGACAAGTCCCTGAAGTGGGAAGAGGGTCTCGATGCGGTGGGCGATACCCGTCGTCGAGCGAAGATCCCCACGCGGGTCGTGGCCCGGGCGGTGGCGGTCATGTTCCTGAGCCGCCAAGGCAGCCTGCACGCCCTGGAGCAGAGTCGGCCCGGCCGGTTTTGGAATCGATGGCTGGGGCAGGAGATGCCTTCGGCCGATTCCATCGGGCGGATCTGCTCCTTGATGGACGTGGAGGATGTACGCACGGCTTTTCGTAAGGTCTATGCTCGCCTGAAACGGATGAAGGCTCTGGAGCCGCCCGGACACGGATTGATGATGGCGGTCATCGATGGTCACGAACTCACCGCCAGCCGTAAACGCTGTTGTCCGGGGTGTTGCCAGCGGACGCTCCACACCCAAACAGGGGATGTAATCGAGTACTATCACCGATACTCGGTTCTACGGTTGGTCGGCCGAGATCTCTCGTTCATGGTGGATGTCGAACCCGTCCGGCCCGGCGAGGACGAGTTGGCGGCATCCCGGCGGTTGGTGGAACGTGTGGTCCAGGCCTACCCGCGGGCTTTCGATGTGATCGCCGGGGACGCCCTGTATGCCAACACGGACTGGTTCAAGTTCGTGCTCGCCCAGGGCAAGCACGCCCTGGCGGTCCTGAAAGACAACCGCCCGAATCTCATCGCGGATGCCCGCACGTTGTTTGGGGTCCTGCCCGCCGGTCTCGACTGGACCGATGGCCCTCGGCGATATCGTTGTTGGGATTCGGATCGCTTTACCGCTTGGCCTGAATTGGCGGCCCAGGTCCGGGTCGTTCGAAGCCTGGAAACCCAGACGGTTCGACGGCAACGAGACAAACAAGTGGAGGAATCGACCTCGGATTGGCTGTGGGTGACCACCTTGCCGGCCCCCAGAGCCTCGACCCGAACCGTGGTGGACCTGGGCCATCATCGCTGGGACGTGGAGAATCAGGGATTCAACGAACTGAGCAACCGCTGGCACGCCGACCACGTCTACAAGCACCACCCCACGGCCCTGCTGGTCTTCTTCCTGTTCGCACTGCTCTGCTTGAACGTCTTCATGGCCTTCTACCACCGAAATCTCAAACCTGCGGCACGCCGAGCGGCCAGCACCCTGCATGTGGCCGCGTTGATCGCCGCCGAACTGTATGCTTCCATCCGCGATGGCCCCGCCCGCACACCCACCTGA